A window from Ignavibacteriota bacterium encodes these proteins:
- the rplO gene encoding 50S ribosomal protein L15 encodes MDILSNLKYAEGSVKKRKRIGRGEGSGHGGTATKGMNGQKSRSGHKFRAWFEGGQMPLQRRVPKRGFKNIFKIYYQPINVDVLQKLFDAKKINDSVNAEILHQYGLIKNLNEPFKILGNGQITAKLNVEAKYFSKSAKEKIEAAGGKLNEIKD; translated from the coding sequence ATGGATATTTTAAGTAATCTTAAATATGCTGAAGGTTCAGTTAAAAAAAGAAAAAGAATTGGTCGCGGTGAAGGAAGCGGACACGGCGGAACAGCTACTAAAGGTATGAATGGACAAAAATCTCGTTCGGGTCATAAATTTAGAGCATGGTTTGAAGGCGGTCAAATGCCTTTACAAAGACGTGTTCCTAAAAGAGGATTTAAGAATATATTTAAAATTTATTATCAACCAATAAATGTTGATGTTTTACAAAAATTATTTGATGCTAAAAAAATTAATGACTCGGTAAATGCAGAAATCCTACATCAATATGGATTAATTAAAAATTTAAATGAACCATTTAAAATTTTAGGAAATGGTCAAATTACAGCAAAATTAAATGTTGAAGCTAAATATTTTAGCAAATCGGCAAAAGAAAAAATTGAAGCTGCTGGTGGAAAACTAAACGAGATTAAAGATTAA
- the secY gene encoding preprotein translocase subunit SecY: MGRIQDTFRNIFKIHELRDRILYTLGLLIIVRVGAHITLPGIDSYLLAEAMANKTSDNLLGLYDMFAGGAFSNAAIFALGIMPYISASIIIQLGGAVIPYFQKLQKEGEEGRKKITQLTRYGTVLISLFQSLGIVTGVIMNLSFNGVSVVPEEVRGFGFVVSSVIILVAGTIFMMWMGEQITEKGIGNGISLIIFINIINRLPFAILDEIRLISSGTRNIIVEIAIIVFMVFIIAGIVLVTQGTRRIPVQYAKRVVGRKVYGGVTQYIPLRVNTAGVMPIIFAQAIMFIPSTILSFFPDNEFIQSIVEYFNYTSFTYSFFYAIIIVFFTYFYTAIAFNPQEVAETMKKQGGFVPGIRPGKQTSEFIDNILTKITLPGSIFLAIIAILPAFISKLGVSGNFASFFGGTSLLIMVGVALDTLQQIESHLLMRHYDGFMKSGKIKGRR; encoded by the coding sequence ATGGGCAGAATTCAGGATACTTTTAGAAACATATTTAAAATTCATGAGCTTAGAGATAGAATTCTCTATACTTTAGGATTGTTAATTATTGTTAGAGTTGGCGCACACATTACGCTGCCGGGTATTGATTCTTATTTATTAGCTGAAGCAATGGCAAACAAAACTTCAGATAATCTATTGGGTTTGTATGATATGTTTGCTGGTGGTGCTTTCTCCAATGCAGCAATTTTTGCGTTGGGTATTATGCCCTATATTTCAGCATCAATTATAATTCAATTAGGCGGGGCAGTAATTCCTTACTTCCAAAAATTACAAAAGGAAGGAGAAGAAGGTAGAAAAAAAATTACTCAGCTCACAAGATACGGAACTGTATTAATTTCCTTATTCCAATCATTAGGAATTGTTACCGGCGTTATAATGAATTTATCATTCAATGGAGTTTCGGTTGTTCCAGAGGAAGTTAGAGGTTTTGGATTTGTAGTTTCTTCAGTTATTATCTTAGTAGCCGGTACTATTTTTATGATGTGGATGGGTGAACAAATTACTGAAAAAGGAATTGGAAATGGTATCTCATTGATTATTTTCATAAATATTATAAATAGACTACCTTTTGCCATTTTAGATGAAATTAGATTGATTAGCTCGGGAACTAGAAATATAATTGTCGAAATAGCAATAATAGTTTTTATGGTTTTTATAATTGCTGGAATTGTTTTAGTTACACAAGGAACAAGAAGAATTCCGGTTCAGTACGCAAAAAGAGTTGTTGGAAGAAAAGTTTATGGTGGTGTTACTCAGTATATTCCTCTTAGAGTAAATACTGCTGGTGTTATGCCAATTATTTTTGCTCAGGCAATAATGTTCATTCCTAGTACAATTTTATCATTCTTTCCGGATAATGAATTTATTCAAAGTATTGTTGAGTATTTTAATTATACATCTTTTACATATTCATTCTTTTATGCAATTATAATTGTGTTCTTTACATATTTTTATACTGCAATTGCATTTAATCCCCAAGAAGTTGCAGAAACTATGAAAAAACAAGGTGGATTTGTACCGGGAATTAGACCTGGAAAACAAACTTCGGAATTTATTGATAATATTTTAACAAAGATTACTTTACCTGGATCAATATTTTTAGCAATTATTGCAATTTTACCAGCATTTATTTCTAAATTGGGTGTTTCGGGAAATTTTGCATCATTCTTTGGTGGTACAAGTTTATTAATTATGGTTGGTGTGGCATTAGATACATTACAGCAAATTGAATCACATCTCTTAATGCGGCATTATGATGGTTTTATGAAGTCGGGAAAAATTAAAGGTAGAAGGTAA
- the map gene encoding type I methionyl aminopeptidase has protein sequence MILIKSKKEIDLIRESSRLVAETLQLVKSYSKVGITTLELDKIAEDYILSNDAIPAFKGYSQAGSIDFPGTICSSLNEEVVHGIPSNRVLSEGDILSIDVGVQKNGYFGDAALSVAIGKVSDENKSLLEITEKSLYVGIEQARENNRVGDISSAIQEYVVKNGFSVVRDLCGHGVGKYLHEDPQIPNFGKANSGAKIKSGMTFAIEPMINVGNFDVRVKSDGWTVVTKDGKASAHFEHTIAIINGFPEILSVC, from the coding sequence GTGATTTTAATTAAAAGTAAAAAAGAAATAGATTTAATAAGAGAAAGTTCAAGATTAGTTGCTGAAACATTACAATTAGTAAAAAGTTATTCTAAAGTTGGTATAACAACTTTAGAATTAGATAAAATTGCGGAAGATTATATTTTAAGTAATGATGCGATTCCGGCATTTAAAGGATATTCACAAGCTGGATCAATAGATTTTCCCGGAACAATTTGTTCTTCACTTAATGAAGAAGTAGTTCACGGAATACCAAGTAATAGAGTTTTAAGTGAAGGTGATATACTTTCAATTGATGTTGGTGTTCAGAAAAATGGATATTTTGGAGATGCAGCTTTATCAGTTGCAATAGGCAAAGTTTCAGATGAAAATAAATCTTTGCTTGAAATTACTGAAAAATCTCTATACGTTGGAATTGAACAAGCAAGAGAAAATAATAGAGTTGGTGATATTTCTTCGGCAATTCAAGAGTATGTAGTGAAAAATGGATTTTCAGTTGTTAGAGATCTTTGTGGACATGGTGTTGGAAAATATTTGCATGAAGATCCGCAAATTCCAAATTTTGGAAAAGCTAATAGTGGTGCAAAAATAAAAAGCGGAATGACTTTTGCAATTGAGCCAATGATAAATGTTGGTAACTTTGATGTAAGAGTTAAATCAGATGGTTGGACAGTTGTAACAAAAGATGGTAAAGCATCTGCTCACTTTGAGCATACTATTGCAATTATAAATGGATTTCCAGAAATATTATCAGTGTGTTAA
- the infA gene encoding translation initiation factor IF-1, with the protein MAKQDSIKVDGIITETLPNAHFKVKLENGHEILAHISGKMRMHFIKILVGDKVAIELSPYDLNKGRITYRYK; encoded by the coding sequence ATGGCAAAACAAGATTCAATAAAAGTAGATGGAATAATTACAGAAACATTGCCAAATGCTCATTTCAAAGTGAAATTAGAAAATGGTCATGAAATATTAGCACATATTTCCGGTAAAATGAGAATGCATTTTATAAAAATATTAGTTGGTGATAAAGTTGCAATTGAATTATCACCATATGATTTGAACAAGGGCAGAATAACATATAGGTATAAATAA